From a region of the Pectobacterium aquaticum genome:
- a CDS encoding ilvB operon leader peptide IvbL, with the protein MTHYSSSTSALLSTAHVDAVVVVRVVVVVVVGSAP; encoded by the coding sequence GTGACGCACTATTCTTCTTCCACTTCAGCACTACTAAGCACCGCGCATGTTGACGCGGTCGTCGTCGTGCGCGTGGTCGTCGTGGTCGTCGTCGGCAGCGCGCCGTAA
- a CDS encoding family 43 glycosylhydrolase, producing MGVSRVVGKGVLSGILLMAVGIGQAIACQAGPANEWKRGIEQQRQADLGNGCYLNPIIAGDHPDPTMIKDGDDYYMTFSSFDDIPGLLIWHSRDLVNWEPLGPAITTPVDAIWAPDLVKHNGKYYIYFTTNRIIDAKGTKKKTLYVITADDIHGPWTPPKDTGLKNPASDPGHVVGEDGKRYIFMSGGNRVQLTDDGLSTVGEMAVVYQGWQYPEEWDVESFSQEGPKMLRHGDYFYMVLAEGGTAGPPTGHMVIAARSKSINGPWENSPHNPIIRTQDRSEKWWSRGHATLIEGPDKNWYMVYHGYENGFMTLGRQAMLEPIVWGDDGWFTSAGFDTGKPIRKPEGGEAVPHGIGWSDSFTDEKFPARWHFYRANAEELKRVTLSEGKLHLKAKGTSPKDSAPLTMIPGDQAYQIEVTANFAPGAQAGLLLFYNAKLYVGLSFNQDGTVMHRYGLERAEKKLPHITGNQVQILMRNDRHIVTFYTRTSDQEPWKKYPVQMEVSGYHHNVAYDFLSLRPALYASGEGDVTFSNLRYQALP from the coding sequence ATGGGCGTGTCCCGAGTGGTAGGGAAAGGCGTATTGAGCGGTATCTTATTGATGGCAGTGGGTATTGGTCAGGCGATAGCCTGTCAGGCTGGCCCTGCCAATGAATGGAAACGGGGTATCGAACAGCAGCGGCAGGCTGATTTGGGCAATGGCTGTTATCTCAATCCGATTATTGCGGGCGATCATCCTGACCCCACGATGATCAAAGACGGGGATGACTATTACATGACCTTCTCGTCATTTGACGACATCCCCGGGCTGTTGATTTGGCATTCTCGCGATTTAGTGAACTGGGAACCGCTTGGCCCCGCGATCACGACGCCTGTCGATGCGATCTGGGCACCGGATTTGGTGAAGCACAACGGCAAGTATTATATCTACTTCACTACAAACCGGATTATCGACGCCAAAGGGACGAAAAAGAAGACGCTGTATGTAATTACCGCCGATGATATCCACGGCCCGTGGACGCCGCCGAAAGATACTGGCTTGAAAAACCCGGCTAGCGACCCCGGCCACGTCGTGGGAGAGGACGGCAAGCGTTACATCTTTATGTCTGGTGGTAACCGCGTGCAATTGACGGATGACGGGCTGTCGACGGTCGGTGAAATGGCGGTGGTCTATCAGGGATGGCAGTACCCGGAAGAGTGGGATGTGGAAAGCTTCTCGCAGGAAGGGCCGAAGATGCTGCGCCACGGCGACTACTTCTACATGGTGCTGGCGGAAGGTGGAACGGCTGGGCCTCCGACCGGACACATGGTGATTGCTGCACGCTCGAAATCGATCAACGGACCGTGGGAAAACTCGCCGCACAACCCGATTATCCGCACGCAGGATCGTTCAGAGAAATGGTGGTCGCGCGGCCATGCGACGCTGATCGAAGGGCCGGATAAAAACTGGTACATGGTGTATCACGGTTATGAAAACGGCTTTATGACACTGGGGCGGCAGGCGATGCTGGAGCCGATCGTCTGGGGTGATGATGGCTGGTTTACATCTGCTGGATTCGATACCGGCAAACCGATTCGCAAGCCGGAAGGCGGCGAGGCAGTGCCTCACGGCATCGGTTGGTCTGATAGCTTTACCGACGAGAAATTTCCGGCTCGCTGGCATTTCTACCGTGCCAATGCGGAGGAATTGAAACGGGTCACGCTCAGTGAGGGCAAGCTGCACCTGAAGGCAAAAGGCACGTCGCCGAAGGACAGCGCGCCGCTGACGATGATCCCTGGCGATCAGGCTTACCAGATTGAAGTCACGGCGAATTTTGCCCCCGGCGCACAGGCAGGGTTGCTGTTGTTCTATAACGCGAAGCTATACGTCGGGCTGTCGTTTAATCAGGACGGCACCGTCATGCATCGCTACGGGCTGGAAAGGGCGGAGAAGAAACTGCCGCATATTACGGGCAATCAGGTGCAGATTCTGATGAGAAACGATCGCCACATTGTGACGTTCTACACCCGCACCTCGGATCAGGAACCGTGGAAGAAATATCCGGTGCAGATGGAAGTGTCCGGCTACCATCACAACGTCGCGTATGATTTCCTCAGTTTGCGGCCTGCCCTGTATGCTTCAGGCGAGGGCGACGTCACGTTCAGCAACTTGCGCTATCAGGCTTTGCCTTAA
- the thiQ gene encoding thiamine ABC transporter ATP-binding protein ThiQ, protein MIALEKLTYFYQHLPMRFDFHVKPGERIAILGPSGAGKSTLLNLVAGFLMADSGELRLNGESHRETPPAKRPVSILFQENNLFPHLTIGQNIALGLHPGLRLSAEQRETLRQIADRVGLADLLDRLPSQVSGGQRQRAALARCLVRHQPILLLDEPFSALDPALRQEMLDLVESVCQERQFTLLMVSHNLDDAMRIAKRTVLIVDGQIYYDGPTQALQDGSAEASAILGISRPSSD, encoded by the coding sequence ATGATCGCGCTTGAGAAATTGACCTACTTTTATCAGCACTTGCCCATGCGTTTTGATTTTCACGTCAAACCGGGCGAGCGCATCGCCATCCTCGGCCCCAGCGGCGCAGGGAAAAGCACGCTGCTGAATCTGGTTGCGGGCTTCCTGATGGCAGACAGCGGGGAATTACGGCTTAACGGCGAATCTCACCGCGAGACGCCTCCCGCTAAACGACCGGTTTCGATTCTGTTTCAGGAAAATAACCTGTTTCCTCATCTGACAATCGGGCAAAACATCGCGCTGGGGCTACACCCTGGCCTGCGGCTTAGTGCAGAACAGCGCGAGACGCTACGGCAGATTGCCGATCGGGTCGGTCTGGCCGATCTTCTGGATCGTCTGCCCTCGCAGGTTTCTGGCGGACAGCGCCAGCGCGCGGCATTGGCACGCTGTCTGGTGCGTCATCAGCCGATTCTGCTATTGGATGAACCGTTCTCGGCACTCGATCCCGCGCTGCGTCAGGAGATGCTCGATCTGGTTGAGAGCGTATGTCAGGAGCGTCAGTTCACGCTGTTGATGGTGTCCCACAATCTGGATGATGCCATGCGGATCGCAAAACGTACGGTGCTGATCGTAGACGGGCAGATTTATTATGATGGGCCGACTCAGGCGCTACAGGATGGCAGCGCCGAAGCGTCCGCCATCCTGGGAATTTCACGTCCGTCTTCGGATTGA